The following are encoded in a window of Candidatus Goldiibacteriota bacterium genomic DNA:
- a CDS encoding methionine synthase: MTEHFSTVTYLNNINARAVDEHILFRMGYKKGITELTAEELKNIKGLMEEARRLCALKGAYGRYLITHNDYARVQLDNGVLFESRQLAELLKDSTEVVLMAATAGAEIVEAARNQIQSGSGAKGMIFDATASETADSALDWMQDFLNKKFEREGRITTRRFSPGYGDLQLSAQKHIYDSLLLEKIGVSITDRFLLLPEKSVLAIAGIQPVK, encoded by the coding sequence ATGACAGAACATTTTTCAACAGTGACGTATCTGAATAACATAAACGCGCGCGCGGTGGATGAACATATTCTTTTCCGCATGGGGTATAAAAAAGGCATTACAGAATTAACCGCGGAAGAACTGAAGAATATAAAAGGATTAATGGAAGAGGCAAGGCGCCTGTGCGCGTTAAAAGGCGCTTACGGAAGGTACTTAATAACCCACAATGATTACGCAAGGGTTCAGCTGGACAACGGCGTGCTGTTTGAAAGCAGGCAGCTTGCGGAACTTTTAAAAGACAGCACAGAGGTTGTTTTAATGGCAGCCACTGCCGGCGCGGAGATAGTGGAAGCCGCAAGAAATCAGATTCAGTCGGGCAGCGGCGCAAAAGGGATGATATTTGACGCCACAGCATCAGAAACCGCGGACAGTGCGCTTGATTGGATGCAGGATTTTTTAAATAAGAAGTTTGAAAGGGAAGGCAGAATCACCACAAGGCGTTTCAGCCCGGGTTATGGGGACCTGCAGTTATCGGCGCAAAAACACATTTATGACTCTCTTTTATTGGAAAAAATAGGGGTATCCATCACCGACAGGTTTCTGTTACTCCCCGAAAAATCCGTCCTTGCCATCGCCGGTATTCAGCCGGTAAAGTAG